A window from Malacoplasma iowae encodes these proteins:
- a CDS encoding IS30 family transposase, translating to MKTYKHLTKEERCLIYFLWNKEKYSMNKIAKILNKNKSTISRELKRNTSSTGIYYSSNAHKKYIRRKSNCHMFFMLKYKNFTDLFIQKFNPKSHGVEATIFWIKENYPLVKVPSARQVFRWINSKIWKIQRRDCLRRKYVKGKRRKIGIFSKIDGKYCIPYSLRPEKINKRKEFGHWEADLIVSKRQSGYYHLLTLVERKTRLAIIRKIKGKNARSMMAKMYTIIRDEKLPIKSITVDNGLEFQMMGITAKQFNFKVYYCQPYSSFQRGSNENINGIVRRWYKKGTDFSLVSEDKIKTLEWKVNNIPRKMFGYKTAYQMYQENI from the coding sequence ATGAAAACTTATAAACATTTAACAAAAGAAGAAAGATGCTTAATTTATTTTCTTTGAAATAAAGAAAAATATTCTATGAATAAGATTGCAAAAATCTTAAATAAAAACAAATCAACAATATCAAGAGAATTAAAAAGAAACACATCTTCAACAGGAATTTATTATTCATCAAATGCTCACAAAAAATACATTAGAAGAAAATCAAATTGTCATATGTTTTTTATGTTGAAGTACAAAAACTTCACAGATCTTTTTATTCAAAAATTTAATCCTAAATCTCATGGTGTAGAAGCTACAATTTTTTGAATAAAAGAAAACTATCCATTAGTTAAAGTTCCAAGTGCTAGGCAAGTATTTAGATGAATCAATAGCAAGATTTGAAAGATACAAAGAAGAGATTGTTTAAGAAGAAAATATGTTAAAGGAAAAAGAAGAAAAATAGGTATATTTTCTAAAATTGATGGAAAATACTGCATTCCTTATAGTCTAAGACCAGAAAAGATAAACAAAAGAAAAGAATTTGGACATTGAGAAGCTGATCTAATAGTTAGTAAAAGGCAAAGTGGTTATTACCACTTATTAACATTAGTAGAAAGAAAAACAAGGTTGGCAATTATTAGAAAAATAAAAGGTAAAAACGCTAGATCAATGATGGCTAAAATGTATACCATTATTCGAGATGAAAAACTCCCAATAAAAAGCATCACTGTTGATAATGGGTTAGAGTTTCAAATGATGGGAATAACTGCAAAACAATTCAACTTTAAAGTTTATTATTGCCAACCTTATTCTTCATTCCAAAGAGGGTCCAACGAGAACATAAATGGGATAGTTAGAAGATGATATAAAAAAGGAACTGACTTCAGTTTAGTAAGTGAAGATAAAATAAAAACTCTTGAATGAAAAGTAAACAACATCCCAAGAAAAATGTTTGGTTATAAAACAGCTTACCAAATGTATCAAGAAAATATTTAA